In one window of Candidatus Methylomirabilis sp. DNA:
- a CDS encoding 4Fe-4S dicluster domain-containing protein, whose amino-acid sequence MAKVLSIIPERCTACRACELACSVKHTGEFNPTRSRIKVSIFLEEAVYIPTACTQCSEAWCAKICPTTAILRNDDYMAYYVDDNKCVGCKMCVLACPFGAIELYADHGKAEKCDLCLSIDGDPECVKFCTPKALLFTDEDAGPKAKQAATALRMKEVYKEVAG is encoded by the coding sequence ATGGCGAAGGTCCTTAGCATTATCCCCGAACGGTGCACCGCCTGCCGGGCCTGCGAGTTGGCCTGTTCCGTGAAGCACACCGGCGAGTTTAACCCCACTCGATCGCGCATCAAGGTCAGCATCTTTCTTGAAGAGGCGGTCTACATCCCTACCGCCTGCACCCAATGCAGCGAAGCCTGGTGCGCGAAGATCTGCCCCACCACCGCTATCCTTCGCAACGACGACTACATGGCGTACTACGTGGACGACAACAAATGTGTCGGTTGTAAGATGTGCGTCCTGGCCTGCCCGTTCGGGGCGATAGAGCTGTATGCGGATCACGGCAAGGCCGAGAAGTGCGATCTCTGCCTCTCTATCGACGGCGATCCGGAGTGCGTGAAGTTCTGCACGCCAAAGGCGCTGCTCTTCACCGATGAAGATGCGGGCCCCAAGGCCAAGCAGGCCGCTACCGCCCTTCGGATGAAGGAAGTTTACAAGGAAGTGGCAGGCTGA
- a CDS encoding heme-binding protein, whose protein sequence is MHVTFEEAQQAVEAAMKKAEAISTQMCIAVVDSGASLKAFARMNDAWVGSIDIAIKKAKTACFFGMPTGQIGKLSQPAGPLFGIEHSNEGLITFPGGLPIVNRDGILIGGIGVSGSSVENDHLVAKAGVEVIGLSDLPDHPWRT, encoded by the coding sequence ATGCATGTGACGTTTGAAGAAGCGCAGCAAGCCGTTGAGGCTGCCATGAAAAAAGCTGAGGCAATCAGCACCCAGATGTGTATTGCGGTCGTGGATTCCGGGGCCAGCTTGAAAGCCTTTGCTCGGATGAATGATGCCTGGGTCGGAAGTATCGATATTGCGATCAAAAAGGCTAAGACTGCCTGTTTCTTCGGGATGCCCACGGGTCAAATCGGCAAGCTCTCTCAGCCTGCCGGTCCGCTGTTTGGGATTGAGCACTCCAATGAAGGCTTAATTACCTTTCCTGGAGGGCTTCCCATTGTGAACAGAGACGGTATCCTTATTGGAGGGATTGGAGTAAGCGGCAGTTCGGTTGAGAACGACCATCTTGTCGCCAAGGCCGGCGTTGAGGTCATTGGACTGTCCGATCTTCCAGACCACCCATGGCGAACATAG
- a CDS encoding ATP-binding protein produces MRFQRKLLLGFALMVVPVLLISAEAIWNNREERAALRALGESMARTRTYADLETVLFRQSRQIWGFLTGTDHEAQAEFFRLEPEIEERLRRWKLTLTLDEMDLATDVEQLHTQMFDVGKRIISLYQAEQRKAALTLANTELKGRLLPALSAKNKEVYGAARAHSLQRAYARLEAILQTEQRLLSLVILLSLVLGVAASVLISRGLARPIHQLKAAMEVVGAGRLDHEVAVHSQDEIGELAQAFAGMTENLKRSHESMAWLNHELEAKIKKLEATQTQLIQSEKLASIGEMSAAVAHGLRNPLASLRAAAQVALRHVSDGPVAQAHLRMVIAEVDRLDRRITHLLSFSRPGPFRPMPEQLPRLIEGLVPTFAGPLRDRGIRLEIDPMNDLPEVYIDPIQVEQALSEILSNALDAMPEGGSVTIRGYREPEHGTSESVVLEITDTGDGIAIPLLPSVCDPFFTTKADGTGLGLAIAKRYVAQNGGHLDITSAPGAGTTVRITLPAVSSDRDRIA; encoded by the coding sequence ATGAGGTTCCAACGCAAGTTACTACTCGGCTTCGCGCTCATGGTTGTACCGGTTCTGCTGATCAGCGCAGAGGCCATCTGGAATAACCGGGAGGAACGAGCAGCCCTTAGGGCGCTCGGCGAGAGTATGGCGAGAACCCGAACGTATGCCGATCTCGAAACGGTCCTGTTCCGCCAAAGTCGCCAAATCTGGGGGTTTCTCACCGGGACGGACCATGAGGCGCAGGCGGAGTTCTTCCGGCTGGAGCCGGAGATCGAGGAGCGCCTCCGCCGGTGGAAGCTGACACTGACACTCGATGAAATGGATCTCGCCACAGACGTCGAGCAGCTCCACACCCAGATGTTCGATGTTGGCAAGCGAATCATCTCCCTGTACCAGGCCGAACAGCGAAAGGCAGCGCTGACCCTGGCCAATACGGAGTTAAAAGGCCGGCTCCTGCCCGCCCTCAGCGCGAAAAATAAAGAGGTGTATGGCGCAGCCCGCGCACACAGTCTGCAACGGGCCTACGCCAGGCTCGAGGCGATCCTGCAGACGGAACAGCGGCTGCTCTCATTGGTGATCCTGCTGTCCTTGGTCCTCGGGGTGGCCGCCTCGGTCCTGATCTCCAGGGGGCTGGCGCGTCCGATCCATCAGCTCAAGGCGGCAATGGAGGTGGTGGGAGCAGGTCGCCTGGATCACGAGGTAGCGGTCCATTCGCAAGACGAGATCGGCGAGTTGGCCCAGGCGTTCGCCGGAATGACCGAGAACCTGAAACGTTCCCATGAGTCGATGGCCTGGCTCAACCACGAGTTGGAAGCCAAGATCAAGAAGCTGGAAGCGACCCAGACGCAACTCATCCAATCTGAAAAACTGGCCTCCATAGGCGAGATGTCAGCCGCAGTCGCTCACGGCCTGCGCAATCCCTTGGCGAGTCTTCGGGCCGCGGCCCAAGTCGCCCTTCGTCACGTATCCGATGGACCTGTAGCGCAGGCGCACTTGAGGATGGTCATCGCCGAGGTGGACCGACTGGACCGCCGCATTACTCATCTGCTCAGCTTCTCCCGACCGGGACCTTTTCGTCCCATGCCGGAACAACTCCCGAGGCTGATTGAGGGTCTCGTGCCCACATTCGCCGGGCCGCTCAGGGATCGTGGTATCCGGCTTGAGATCGACCCGATGAACGACCTGCCGGAGGTCTATATCGATCCTATTCAGGTGGAGCAAGCGTTGAGTGAGATCCTCTCCAATGCGCTTGATGCTATGCCCGAGGGCGGGTCTGTCACGATCCGGGGGTACCGCGAACCGGAACACGGCACGTCAGAATCCGTGGTCCTGGAGATCACCGACACCGGGGATGGGATCGCCATACCACTGCTCCCGTCGGTCTGTGATCCATTCTTCACGACAAAGGCGGATGGGACCGGCCTTGGTCTCGCCATTGCCAAACGGTATGTGGCGCAGAATGGCGGTCATCTTGACATCACCAGCGCGCCAGGAGCCGGAACAACGGTAAGGATTACACTGCCGGCCGTATCGAGTGACCGGGACAGGATCGCATGA
- a CDS encoding Smr/MutS family protein yields the protein MRTAPDQPFEEPVKLPIEEALDLHAFAPREIASVVEEYLWQCHQAGISEVRLIHGKGTGTQRAVIRQLLMNHPDVLSFADAPPQTGGWGATVVRLKPPGS from the coding sequence GTGAGAACTGCGCCGGATCAGCCGTTCGAGGAGCCGGTGAAGCTTCCCATCGAAGAAGCCCTCGACCTGCACGCCTTCGCGCCGAGGGAGATCGCCTCGGTGGTCGAGGAATATCTATGGCAGTGCCATCAGGCAGGAATATCGGAGGTCCGCCTGATTCACGGGAAGGGTACAGGTACGCAGCGGGCGGTCATCAGGCAACTCCTGATGAACCATCCCGATGTTCTGTCCTTTGCCGATGCGCCGCCGCAGACCGGGGGATGGGGAGCAACTGTAGTCCGCCTTAAACCGCCCGGCAGTTAG
- the thiI gene encoding tRNA uracil 4-sulfurtransferase ThiI, producing the protein MVRPSVKGALIHYHEIALKGKNRGFFLRQLEANLLLATRDLDCGPLRRPAGRLFLEMREETSWEVLRQRLSRVFGIANFSPALAMAPDLELLAKRIEEEVSSRAFRSFRVAARRAFKTFPQTSQEINETIGARVKHISGASVDLTNPDLTIYIELLPAEAFVYFEKCLGPGGLPVGTSGTVACLLSGGIDSPVAAYRMMKRGCRVVFVHFHSQPFADRTSQDKAIELVRLLTRYQFASRLYLVPFGEIQQEVVSRVSGRLRVLVYRRLMLRIAEQIAQKEGAQALVTGESLGQVSSQTLENIAVIEQASTLPILRPLIGMDKDEITQQAQQIDSYDVSVLPDQDCCSMFLPRQVATHTTHREVELAERPLDLDRLVAQAHPTAHSLELSFPSR; encoded by the coding sequence ATGGTACGACCATCGGTAAAGGGCGCCCTCATCCATTACCACGAGATCGCCCTCAAGGGGAAAAATCGAGGCTTCTTTCTGAGGCAGCTTGAGGCCAATCTCCTGCTGGCCACGCGTGATCTCGATTGCGGCCCGCTCCGTCGGCCTGCCGGTCGGCTATTCTTGGAGATGCGCGAGGAAACCTCGTGGGAGGTCCTGCGGCAGCGGCTGAGCCGGGTCTTCGGAATTGCGAACTTCTCCCCCGCCCTCGCGATGGCGCCGGACCTGGAGCTGCTCGCGAAGCGGATCGAAGAGGAGGTCTCGAGCCGTGCATTTCGTAGCTTTCGCGTGGCAGCCCGTCGCGCCTTCAAGACCTTTCCACAGACCTCCCAGGAGATCAACGAGACGATCGGGGCCAGAGTCAAGCACATCTCTGGCGCCAGCGTCGATCTCACCAATCCGGACCTGACCATCTACATTGAACTGCTCCCCGCAGAGGCGTTTGTCTATTTCGAGAAGTGCTTGGGTCCTGGGGGCTTGCCGGTGGGGACCAGCGGGACTGTCGCGTGTCTGCTCTCAGGCGGGATCGATTCGCCGGTTGCGGCCTACCGGATGATGAAGCGCGGCTGCCGTGTCGTTTTCGTCCACTTCCATAGCCAGCCGTTCGCCGACCGAACCTCACAAGACAAAGCGATCGAGCTGGTGCGACTGCTCACCCGGTACCAGTTTGCCTCTCGCCTCTACCTGGTGCCCTTCGGCGAAATCCAGCAGGAGGTGGTCTCTCGCGTCTCGGGACGCCTGAGGGTCCTTGTGTATCGGCGGCTGATGCTGCGGATCGCCGAACAGATCGCCCAAAAGGAAGGCGCCCAAGCTCTGGTGACCGGTGAGAGTCTCGGCCAGGTGTCGTCACAAACTCTTGAAAATATCGCCGTCATCGAGCAGGCATCCACCCTGCCGATTCTGCGCCCCTTAATTGGAATGGATAAAGACGAGATCACACAGCAGGCGCAGCAGATTGACAGCTACGATGTCTCTGTCCTCCCCGACCAAGACTGTTGCTCGATGTTTCTACCAAGGCAGGTGGCGACGCACACGACTCACCGCGAGGTCGAACTTGCCGAGCGCCCCCTTGACCTGGACCGACTCGTGGCGCAGGCACATCCTACTGCGCACTCCCTTGAGCTGTCGTTTCCCAGTCGGTAG
- a CDS encoding cytochrome c → MRKATVRVILLTALAVSSAGAWTAVPAAAELKAPEKFMTFCVPCHGPAGKGDGLAAASLNPKPRNLTDGTYMNARTDAQLTNVIKNGSAAEKLSPLMTGYGNMLNDKEIKEIVAFIRAAAVPKYQPKK, encoded by the coding sequence GTGAGAAAAGCGACTGTTCGAGTGATTCTGTTAACTGCGTTAGCCGTGAGCTCCGCAGGGGCCTGGACAGCCGTGCCGGCCGCCGCCGAGCTCAAGGCTCCGGAGAAGTTTATGACCTTTTGTGTTCCGTGTCATGGCCCAGCGGGTAAGGGAGACGGGTTGGCAGCCGCTTCTCTGAATCCCAAGCCGCGGAACCTTACGGACGGGACGTATATGAATGCCAGAACCGACGCGCAATTGACCAATGTTATCAAGAACGGCAGCGCAGCCGAGAAGCTAAGCCCGCTGATGACCGGCTACGGCAACATGCTTAACGACAAGGAGATCAAGGAGATCGTTGCCTTCATCCGCGCAGCGGCGGTCCCGAAGTACCAACCGAAGAAGTAG
- a CDS encoding aldehyde ferredoxin oxidoreductase family protein, producing MGWTGTILRVNLSNGSVTKEPLDLQLARAYIGGRGLATKILYDEIDPRLDPLGPANKLILATGPLTGTNAPTGGRYMAVTKSPLTAAIACSNSGGYVGAEMRYAGYDLVIVEGKAPHPVYLWINNDRVEIRDAAQVWGQSTHETEDALRAATSAEAKILSIGPAGETLSLTACIINDKHRAAGRSGVGAVMGSKNLKAVVFRGTRSVKVAHPQEFMRACLTAVAKLKADHGSGEGLPTYGTPGIVNVINAHGFMPTNNFQFGQFAGADKISGETIHEEILIRNKGCFACTIACARVTEVKAGTFKGSGEGPEYETVWGLGAMTGVDDLAAVTKANYLCNELGMDTIEAGVAIATAMELFERGYIPEREIGRSLRFGDADALVEMTEKLGRGEGFGALLALGGARLAERYGHPELFMGVKQQAFAAYDGRGAQGIGLGYATSNRGACHLRGYTIAAEVFGVPRKMDPFSTEGKAALAKASQDATAFVDSTGTCVFTTFALGPADLHAMLELATNAGYTEEEVVKIGERIWNLERLFNLKAGFSAKDDTLPRRILEEPIPAGPAKGKVARLGEMLPEYYRLRGWDPQGVPTPEKLRDLGLYPTP from the coding sequence ATGGGCTGGACCGGGACGATCCTCAGGGTCAACCTGAGCAACGGCAGCGTGACGAAAGAGCCGCTGGATCTGCAACTTGCCAGGGCCTACATCGGCGGCCGGGGCCTAGCGACCAAGATCCTGTACGATGAAATCGATCCACGGCTCGATCCGCTTGGACCGGCCAATAAACTGATCCTCGCCACCGGTCCGCTCACCGGCACGAACGCCCCCACAGGCGGCCGGTACATGGCGGTGACCAAGTCGCCGCTTACCGCCGCGATCGCCTGCTCCAACTCCGGCGGGTATGTCGGCGCGGAGATGAGGTACGCCGGGTATGACCTGGTGATCGTGGAGGGGAAGGCGCCGCATCCCGTTTACCTCTGGATCAACAACGACCGGGTGGAGATTCGGGACGCCGCCCAGGTCTGGGGGCAGTCCACGCACGAGACCGAGGATGCCCTTCGAGCGGCCACCAGCGCCGAGGCGAAGATCTTGAGCATCGGACCGGCGGGTGAGACGCTGAGCCTCACCGCCTGCATTATCAACGACAAACATCGGGCAGCAGGGCGATCCGGGGTGGGCGCCGTGATGGGCTCAAAAAACCTGAAGGCGGTGGTCTTTCGGGGCACTCGGTCGGTGAAGGTCGCGCATCCCCAAGAGTTTATGCGGGCCTGTTTGACGGCCGTGGCGAAGCTCAAGGCAGATCACGGTTCGGGAGAGGGCTTGCCGACGTACGGCACGCCAGGGATCGTGAACGTCATCAACGCGCATGGCTTCATGCCGACCAACAACTTTCAATTCGGCCAGTTTGCCGGCGCCGATAAAATCAGCGGCGAGACTATCCATGAGGAGATCTTGATCCGGAATAAGGGCTGCTTTGCGTGTACCATTGCCTGCGCGCGAGTCACCGAGGTCAAGGCCGGAACGTTCAAGGGGTCGGGCGAAGGACCCGAATACGAGACTGTCTGGGGTCTTGGCGCCATGACCGGCGTGGACGATCTGGCGGCAGTCACCAAGGCGAACTACCTGTGTAATGAGCTGGGGATGGACACTATCGAGGCGGGTGTGGCCATCGCTACCGCCATGGAGCTGTTCGAGCGGGGCTACATCCCGGAGCGCGAGATCGGCCGCTCGCTTCGTTTCGGCGACGCGGATGCCCTAGTAGAGATGACGGAGAAGCTGGGCAGGGGGGAGGGGTTTGGCGCACTGCTCGCGCTGGGCGGTGCGCGGCTCGCTGAGCGGTACGGCCACCCTGAGCTGTTCATGGGGGTCAAACAGCAGGCGTTCGCTGCGTACGACGGACGAGGGGCCCAGGGGATCGGGTTGGGGTATGCCACTTCCAACCGGGGCGCCTGTCACCTGCGCGGCTACACCATCGCGGCCGAGGTATTCGGCGTTCCTCGGAAGATGGATCCGTTCTCCACCGAAGGGAAAGCCGCCCTGGCCAAGGCGTCCCAGGACGCCACCGCCTTCGTCGATTCGACCGGTACCTGTGTGTTTACCACCTTCGCCCTGGGGCCTGCTGATCTGCATGCCATGTTGGAGCTGGCGACTAATGCTGGCTATACGGAAGAGGAAGTCGTCAAGATCGGCGAGCGGATCTGGAACCTCGAGCGGCTCTTCAACCTCAAGGCCGGTTTCAGCGCCAAAGACGATACCTTACCCCGTCGCATCCTGGAAGAGCCGATTCCGGCTGGCCCGGCCAAGGGCAAGGTGGCCCGCCTCGGCGAAATGCTGCCCGAATACTATCGCCTTCGAGGCTGGGACCCGCAAGGCGTGCCGACGCCAGAGAAACTGAGGGATTTAGGCCTCTACCCTACACCCTAA
- a CDS encoding type 1 glutamine amidotransferase: protein MKPLLVFQHIGCETPGIFLDVLQAQKRPVETVRLYDGDQVPSDLSPYSGLLVMGGPMSVNDEADFPWLRTEDRLLKEALALDFPTLGICLGSQLIAKAAGGTIRQGPRKEIGWYPVHLTMAARHDRLFGGFPASIKVFEWHGEYFDMPPGAINLARSALYECQAFSIGRNIYGLLFHLEVTASMVSDWVRTFTQELEGVKDYIRPDTILEQLPARIDALNRRARILFSRFCESLR, encoded by the coding sequence ATGAAACCACTCCTGGTCTTTCAGCACATCGGGTGTGAGACCCCGGGCATCTTCCTGGACGTGCTCCAAGCGCAGAAACGGCCCGTGGAGACGGTGAGGTTGTACGATGGCGATCAAGTCCCGAGTGATCTTTCGCCATATTCCGGGCTCCTGGTCATGGGCGGGCCAATGAGTGTCAACGACGAAGCTGACTTCCCGTGGTTGAGGACAGAGGATCGACTCCTGAAGGAGGCGCTGGCGCTTGATTTTCCCACGCTGGGCATCTGTCTCGGTTCGCAGCTCATCGCCAAGGCGGCCGGCGGGACCATCCGCCAAGGGCCGCGCAAGGAGATCGGCTGGTACCCGGTCCATCTCACCATGGCGGCGCGACACGATCGGCTGTTCGGCGGGTTCCCTGCGTCGATTAAGGTGTTCGAGTGGCATGGCGAGTATTTCGACATGCCGCCTGGGGCCATCAATCTGGCCAGGTCAGCGCTCTATGAGTGCCAGGCCTTTTCGATTGGTCGCAATATCTACGGTCTGCTGTTTCACCTCGAGGTCACGGCGTCGATGGTCTCCGACTGGGTCAGGACCTTTACGCAGGAGCTTGAAGGGGTCAAGGACTATATCCGGCCCGATACGATCCTTGAACAGCTTCCAGCACGGATCGACGCACTTAATCGGCGGGCCCGGATTCTCTTCTCGCGCTTTTGTGAGAGCCTACGCTAA
- a CDS encoding permease encodes MDTDVLVMGGLTILMVAWAFTKGKDLPLRGFQVGFGLLQEVWLPLLLGFCLAGLFEVLVSRELLVKWMGEESGFQGILLGWLVGLLMPGGPYVVFPLAAALLKEGIGVGPLLTFITAKSLLSPIRMFTWEVPFLGWAFVTARTVPSLLLPPIVGIIGQRLFTLFSRL; translated from the coding sequence ATGGATACCGACGTCCTTGTCATGGGAGGGCTCACCATCCTGATGGTCGCGTGGGCCTTTACGAAAGGGAAGGATCTGCCGCTGCGGGGCTTTCAGGTGGGGTTTGGGCTGCTCCAGGAGGTCTGGCTTCCATTGCTGCTCGGCTTCTGTCTGGCCGGCCTCTTCGAGGTGCTCGTCTCCCGAGAGCTGCTCGTCAAATGGATGGGTGAGGAGTCCGGCTTTCAGGGCATCTTACTCGGATGGCTGGTGGGCCTGCTGATGCCCGGCGGGCCGTATGTCGTCTTCCCTTTGGCAGCCGCGCTCTTGAAGGAGGGGATAGGGGTCGGGCCGCTGCTCACCTTCATCACTGCCAAGTCGCTCCTCTCGCCGATACGGATGTTCACGTGGGAGGTCCCGTTCCTCGGCTGGGCCTTTGTCACGGCCAGGACGGTACCGAGCCTGCTCCTGCCCCCAATCGTCGGCATCATCGGCCAGCGACTCTTCACCCTGTTTTCCCGATTGTAA
- a CDS encoding sigma-54 dependent transcriptional regulator, whose product MNSSTLLIVDDERTLARSIKLFMSEQGYEAEVAENADKALDLLDRFRPDLVFLDVCLPGTSGIELLRRIKEFDRNIAIIVMTAYGSIEGAVEAVKLGAFDYIKKPVDLDELKLLADRACESSRLRQELSYYREREVRELPFMGIIGKCDAVRDIIARIRQIAALEEPPPILIAGETGTGKGLVARTLHRHSRRASRSFIEINCTALPATLMEAELFGYERGAFTDAKESKMGLFEAADGGFLYLDEVGDLELALQGKLLRAVEEGVIRRVGGLRDRRVDVNIVAATHRDLEHEVKAARFRKDLYYRLAVITIDLPPLRERGEDILMLATHFLDTFNAKYGKAVRAIDDRAVRILCEYPWPGNVRELSHVIERAVLWSHGERLSVEQLSLAPSPQITPSDALPAAGLTQGALPPEGIDLAAWERSLVEQALRESGGNKTKAAKLLHLSRDTLRYRLKKFGLSRP is encoded by the coding sequence ATGAACTCCTCTACGCTGTTGATTGTGGATGATGAGCGCACCCTTGCCCGCTCGATCAAACTGTTCATGTCCGAGCAAGGGTACGAGGCAGAGGTCGCTGAGAACGCCGATAAGGCGCTGGATCTGCTGGATCGCTTCCGTCCGGACCTGGTTTTCCTCGATGTCTGCCTGCCGGGCACAAGCGGCATCGAGCTGCTGAGAAGAATCAAAGAGTTCGACCGCAATATTGCCATCATTGTCATGACCGCCTACGGCTCGATTGAAGGGGCGGTGGAGGCGGTCAAGCTGGGGGCGTTCGACTATATCAAGAAACCGGTTGACCTGGATGAGCTGAAGCTGCTGGCTGACCGGGCGTGTGAGAGCTCCCGGTTGCGGCAGGAGCTCTCCTACTACCGGGAGCGAGAGGTCCGGGAACTTCCCTTCATGGGGATCATCGGCAAGTGTGACGCGGTCCGCGACATCATCGCGAGGATTCGGCAAATCGCCGCCTTAGAGGAGCCCCCACCCATTCTGATCGCGGGGGAGACGGGAACCGGAAAGGGGCTGGTGGCGCGTACACTGCACCGCCACAGCCGGCGGGCTTCACGCTCGTTCATCGAGATCAACTGCACGGCGTTACCTGCCACGTTGATGGAGGCGGAGCTGTTCGGGTACGAGCGGGGAGCGTTCACGGACGCCAAGGAATCAAAGATGGGCCTGTTCGAGGCCGCTGATGGAGGCTTCCTCTACCTGGACGAGGTGGGGGACCTGGAGCTTGCACTGCAAGGCAAGCTACTGCGAGCCGTCGAAGAGGGGGTGATCCGCCGGGTCGGAGGGCTACGGGATCGACGGGTCGATGTCAACATCGTTGCCGCCACTCATCGGGACCTCGAACATGAGGTCAAGGCCGCACGATTCAGAAAGGACCTCTACTATCGGCTCGCCGTCATCACCATCGATCTTCCACCGCTTCGCGAGCGTGGCGAAGATATTCTGATGCTCGCCACCCACTTCCTGGATACATTTAACGCCAAGTACGGCAAGGCGGTCCGAGCGATCGACGACAGGGCGGTCCGCATCCTGTGCGAGTATCCGTGGCCTGGCAACGTTCGCGAGCTGAGTCACGTCATCGAGCGGGCGGTCCTGTGGAGCCACGGGGAACGCCTGTCTGTTGAACAGCTCTCCCTGGCCCCTTCACCGCAGATCACGCCGTCCGACGCTCTGCCTGCTGCTGGTCTGACCCAAGGGGCTCTCCCACCGGAGGGGATCGATCTGGCGGCGTGGGAAAGGTCGTTGGTTGAGCAGGCGTTACGGGAAAGCGGCGGCAATAAGACCAAAGCGGCCAAGCTGCTCCACCTCAGCCGAGACACCCTTCGCTATCGGCTGAAGAAGTTCGGCCTCTCCCGGCCCTGA
- a CDS encoding GNAT family N-acetyltransferase has protein sequence MQYPIDKICVRQAITADVTQLCDLLLLLFAQEADFKPDTERQARGLRLIVEQPEVGCIYCATDGDRIVGMVSILFTVSTAEGGRAAWLEDMIVHPSRRGQGIGERLLHGAISGARAAGCSRVTLLTDATNSSAMRFYGRAGFIRSQMIPFRLSL, from the coding sequence ATGCAATATCCGATCGATAAGATTTGCGTGAGACAGGCCATCACAGCTGATGTCACCCAGCTTTGCGATTTGCTCTTGCTGTTGTTCGCGCAGGAGGCCGACTTCAAGCCCGATACCGAGCGGCAGGCGCGTGGGCTTCGTCTCATTGTCGAGCAGCCGGAGGTTGGGTGCATTTATTGCGCGACTGACGGGGACAGGATCGTGGGCATGGTGAGTATCCTCTTCACCGTGAGCACAGCCGAGGGCGGTCGCGCGGCGTGGCTTGAGGATATGATTGTGCATCCGAGTCGGCGCGGGCAGGGTATCGGCGAGCGGTTACTGCATGGGGCCATCAGTGGAGCGCGGGCTGCTGGCTGTAGTCGTGTTACGTTGCTCACGGACGCCACGAACAGTTCAGCCATGCGGTTCTACGGACGGGCTGGCTTTATTCGTTCCCAGATGATTCCATTCCGCCTGAGTTTATGA
- a CDS encoding branched-chain amino acid transaminase, protein MTYAYFNGQFVPLDQAKVSIQNNTFQYGTGIFEGIRAYWNLEERQLYLFRMVEHYVRLLRNCRVLKLNIGKDEKELSEITLELLKRNHPETDTYIRPIAYVDSEGIGPKFIGYSAGFAMYTLPLGDYIDVSRGIKVGFSSWRRINDNSIPARCKVTGGYVNSALAKTEALEHGYDEAIFLTEKGFISEGSAENIFLIRGGKLITPALSEDILEGITRETVIELAREELGIETIERPIGRTELYVADEAFLCGTGAQVSPMIEVDKRPLGTGRIGPITSKIQALYFDVVKGKQKKYAHWLTPVY, encoded by the coding sequence ATGACGTACGCCTATTTCAATGGGCAGTTCGTTCCGCTTGATCAAGCCAAGGTCAGCATCCAGAACAATACCTTCCAGTACGGGACCGGCATCTTCGAGGGGATCCGGGCCTACTGGAACCTGGAAGAGCGGCAGCTCTACCTGTTCCGCATGGTGGAACACTACGTCCGATTGCTCAGGAACTGCCGAGTCCTGAAGCTCAATATCGGCAAGGACGAGAAAGAGTTATCGGAAATCACCCTCGAATTGCTCAAGAGAAACCACCCCGAAACCGACACCTATATCCGGCCGATTGCGTATGTCGATTCCGAGGGGATCGGCCCAAAGTTCATCGGCTATTCCGCCGGTTTCGCCATGTACACACTGCCGCTTGGCGACTACATCGACGTCTCAAGGGGAATCAAGGTGGGCTTTTCCTCCTGGCGCCGAATCAATGATAACAGCATCCCGGCCCGTTGTAAGGTGACCGGCGGCTACGTCAACTCCGCCCTGGCCAAAACCGAGGCCCTCGAACATGGCTACGATGAGGCGATCTTCCTTACCGAGAAGGGCTTTATCTCTGAGGGATCGGCAGAGAATATCTTTCTCATCAGGGGGGGGAAGTTAATCACACCTGCCCTGTCCGAGGATATCCTGGAAGGGATCACCCGCGAGACAGTGATCGAGCTGGCTCGGGAGGAGTTGGGCATCGAGACGATCGAGCGGCCCATCGGCAGGACTGAGCTGTACGTTGCCGATGAAGCGTTTCTCTGCGGAACGGGGGCACAGGTCTCGCCCATGATCGAGGTGGACAAACGGCCGCTGGGTACCGGCAGGATCGGACCGATTACCTCAAAGATTCAAGCGCTCTATTTCGACGTGGTCAAAGGAAAGCAGAAGAAGTACGCTCACTGGCTGACGCCAGTCTATTGA